One genomic segment of Pyramidobacter piscolens W5455 includes these proteins:
- the ftsA gene encoding cell division protein FtsA, producing the protein MGRDSDILVGLDLGTKKIAVAVAERAPENPDKAQIIGIGQAPSRGLRKGMIVNLDQAVSSVSDAIADAESMLSGIKISRAVVAFSGIDVKCHVLKGKISLGRSPRQIMAEDIERVIETALSELQLPPSSCCLHSIPIKYAIDGNSGIDNPLEMTGIRLEVELTALVIPTTVAQNVVNCVEKAGVSVVGLVLKPVAEALGTLSADERAMGASLVAIGGGTTSVSIFSEGHMVHAAEIPVGGDHITNDISCVMKIPFAIAEELKKDIDVDPKAETTETDGTLTVEHRGRKRELGKEEVGEIMASRLDELFADSIVPSLKAIQKAGLPTDVILTGGVMMTQGIVPFADSYLGTSVRVGVPVLQEEMQRGRNDCRYSAVSGIIVYLMERRKNPFAYVEAPMSIFKNIATGKSSKRMKGARRPSQSPLKSFARNARELFRELF; encoded by the coding sequence ATGGGCAGAGATTCTGACATCCTGGTGGGACTTGATCTCGGCACGAAGAAAATAGCCGTGGCAGTTGCCGAACGAGCGCCGGAAAACCCCGATAAAGCGCAGATCATAGGCATAGGACAGGCGCCTTCCCGAGGTCTGCGCAAAGGTATGATCGTCAATCTCGATCAGGCGGTCAGTTCGGTCTCCGACGCTATCGCCGATGCCGAATCTATGCTCAGCGGTATAAAGATCAGCCGTGCTGTGGTCGCTTTCAGCGGTATCGACGTAAAATGCCACGTACTGAAGGGAAAGATTTCCCTGGGACGTTCGCCGCGCCAGATCATGGCTGAAGACATCGAGCGGGTCATCGAGACGGCACTGAGTGAGCTTCAGCTGCCGCCGAGCAGTTGCTGCCTTCATTCAATTCCGATTAAATATGCTATCGACGGCAACAGCGGGATCGACAATCCTTTGGAGATGACGGGCATCCGTCTGGAGGTCGAACTGACGGCGCTCGTAATCCCTACTACCGTGGCGCAAAATGTGGTAAACTGTGTGGAAAAAGCGGGAGTCTCTGTGGTTGGTCTTGTTCTCAAACCTGTCGCCGAGGCTTTGGGAACGCTGAGCGCCGACGAGCGGGCGATGGGCGCCTCCCTTGTGGCGATCGGCGGTGGAACGACGAGCGTGTCGATCTTTTCCGAAGGACATATGGTTCACGCCGCGGAAATTCCTGTTGGCGGCGATCATATTACCAACGATATTTCCTGCGTCATGAAAATTCCTTTTGCGATCGCGGAAGAGCTAAAAAAAGATATTGACGTGGACCCGAAGGCGGAAACGACGGAAACGGATGGAACGCTGACGGTGGAACACCGCGGCCGAAAGCGTGAACTGGGCAAGGAAGAAGTGGGGGAGATCATGGCAAGCCGTCTGGACGAGCTTTTTGCCGACAGCATCGTTCCCAGTCTCAAAGCGATCCAAAAGGCGGGGCTCCCCACTGATGTGATTCTGACGGGCGGCGTCATGATGACTCAAGGCATCGTTCCGTTTGCCGATTCTTACTTGGGAACATCCGTGCGAGTCGGCGTGCCCGTGCTTCAGGAGGAGATGCAGCGAGGACGCAATGACTGTCGTTACAGTGCCGTATCGGGGATTATCGTGTATCTGATGGAAAGGAGAAAGAATCCCTTTGCATACGTGGAAGCGCCTATGTCGATTTTCAAAAACATTGCCACCGGCAAATCTTCTAAGAGAATGAAAGGTGCAAGAAGACCTTCTCAGTCGCCCCTTAAATCCTTTGCCCGCAATGCGAGAGAACTTTTCAGAGAATTATTCTAA
- the ftsZ gene encoding cell division protein FtsZ: MDDSEIFSITNDAPLEDGDIGALVPREVIKVIGVGGAGGNALNTIIRSGIDDVDFIAGNTDVAALRLSEASSKLILGRNLTKGRGAGANPSVGQEAAQESEEEISQLLEGADMVFITAGMGGGTGTGAAPVIAGIAKEKVGALVVAIVTYPFSWEGPRRIQQATEGIGRLREKVDALVIVHNDRIIELSDKSTTWQEAFKMSDEVLRQAVAGVTGVIRKIMQVNVDFADVCTIMRNAGTAIMGVGEAKGDGRVLAAARAAMNGPLMTAPMNGASSVLYCIESGEDLSILEMNEAAKLISASAREDANIIWGQGIDPSMGDTVRFTLIATGFKDVLADKNDAKARAGADSAGLFEKQNLTPSDVVSEEPHSIFEGLGSGLDIPTTYRRRKK, translated from the coding sequence ATGGACGACAGCGAGATCTTCTCGATCACCAACGATGCACCCCTTGAGGATGGCGATATCGGCGCGTTAGTTCCGCGAGAAGTCATCAAGGTTATAGGTGTCGGCGGCGCCGGCGGCAACGCACTGAATACGATCATTCGCAGCGGCATTGATGATGTGGATTTTATTGCCGGCAACACCGACGTCGCGGCGCTGCGGCTTTCGGAGGCTTCGTCGAAATTGATCCTGGGGCGCAATCTGACCAAGGGACGGGGCGCCGGCGCGAATCCCAGCGTTGGGCAGGAAGCGGCTCAGGAATCTGAAGAGGAAATCTCACAGCTTCTTGAAGGGGCCGACATGGTCTTCATCACTGCCGGCATGGGCGGCGGCACCGGTACGGGGGCAGCTCCCGTGATCGCCGGCATTGCCAAGGAAAAAGTCGGCGCGCTGGTCGTCGCGATCGTGACCTATCCTTTCAGCTGGGAGGGACCGAGGCGTATTCAGCAGGCGACTGAAGGCATCGGCAGACTGCGAGAGAAAGTCGACGCGCTGGTCATCGTGCACAACGACCGTATCATCGAACTTTCCGATAAATCGACGACGTGGCAGGAGGCCTTCAAGATGAGCGATGAAGTCCTTCGGCAGGCCGTCGCCGGAGTGACGGGCGTGATTCGCAAGATCATGCAGGTCAACGTGGATTTCGCGGACGTGTGCACGATCATGCGCAACGCCGGGACCGCCATCATGGGCGTCGGCGAAGCCAAGGGCGATGGCCGTGTGCTCGCGGCGGCCCGCGCGGCGATGAATGGGCCGCTGATGACGGCGCCGATGAACGGAGCTTCTTCTGTATTGTACTGCATCGAGTCCGGCGAGGACTTGAGCATTCTCGAGATGAACGAAGCGGCGAAGTTGATCTCCGCTTCTGCCCGCGAGGACGCGAACATCATCTGGGGGCAGGGCATCGATCCCTCCATGGGCGATACCGTGCGCTTTACCTTGATCGCTACGGGATTCAAGGACGTTCTTGCCGACAAGAACGACGCCAAGGCGCGGGCCGGGGCGGATTCCGCCGGCTTGTTCGAAAAACAGAACCTGACGCCCAGCGACGTAGTTTCGGAAGAGCCTCACAGTATTTTTGAAGGGCTTGGCTCTGGACTTGATATCCCGACGACTTATAGACGCCGCAAAAAGTAA
- a CDS encoding SPOR domain-containing protein encodes MAARSTSRFKQKPAVPFGDFMLPILGVVALGIVVVGIRLLWAPNPPKPTVITQPRPIAQHQSAGIVAGKKAGAEDGVVTKKEKIDNVIIAQPVQRKSDSRSQTENRPGTPSGEGGDNASQKSPSQPRAARVEPKKGDAAPGENRVVVRGGSIDKSLFIIQCGSYTDRAAANAVVSSLQKMGHSAVVRQAEVRGKNYYRVIVAGGRDRAVADEIAKDIKAAGHPVLVRQNQ; translated from the coding sequence ATGGCAGCCAGATCAACGAGCCGTTTTAAGCAAAAACCGGCTGTTCCGTTTGGCGACTTTATGCTGCCGATTCTTGGCGTTGTCGCGCTGGGCATTGTCGTGGTCGGGATTCGCCTTCTTTGGGCCCCCAATCCTCCGAAGCCGACCGTTATCACACAGCCGCGCCCGATCGCCCAGCACCAGAGCGCGGGAATCGTCGCGGGCAAAAAAGCTGGTGCGGAAGACGGCGTGGTGACGAAAAAAGAAAAAATTGACAACGTGATTATCGCTCAACCCGTACAGCGGAAAAGCGACAGTCGGTCTCAAACCGAAAATCGCCCGGGCACGCCAAGCGGCGAGGGCGGAGACAATGCGTCGCAAAAAAGCCCGTCGCAACCGCGAGCCGCTCGTGTCGAGCCCAAGAAAGGCGATGCTGCGCCAGGGGAAAATCGCGTCGTTGTCCGCGGCGGCAGCATCGACAAGAGTTTGTTTATTATCCAGTGCGGTTCCTACACCGACCGCGCGGCGGCAAACGCCGTCGTTTCGTCGCTTCAGAAGATGGGGCACAGCGCCGTGGTGCGTCAGGCGGAGGTGCGCGGCAAGAACTACTATCGCGTGATCGTGGCCGGCGGCCGCGACCGCGCGGTGGCCGACGAGATCGCGAAGGATATCAAGGCGGCGGGGCATCCGGTCCTGGTACGGCAGAATCAGTGA
- the rapZ gene encoding RNase adapter RapZ — MLPKKLLIITGLSGSGKSSALHLLEDQGFFTVDNIPVGMLPELIGILSQHPKALENGVAAVIDVRSLDLPDCLPRVLDDLKQKGVNVQILFLEASEDVLLRRYSLTRRRHPLGFMNSLLEGIGLERKQLAQFRRIADRIIDTSALSSAQLRAEIFSILARNPAGLQVTVSSFGFKYGVALDADFVLDVRFLVNPYYVETLKHLSGRDEPVQKYIYNDPMASSFLHQSLELFESIIPVYHFSGKNYLQIAIGCTGGRHRSVFAAEWLGERLGRIDGVDCRIKHRDLERDERGGRES; from the coding sequence ATGCTTCCGAAAAAACTGCTGATCATCACGGGGCTGTCCGGCAGCGGGAAAAGCAGCGCGCTGCATCTTCTGGAAGATCAGGGCTTTTTTACGGTCGACAACATTCCCGTCGGCATGCTTCCGGAGTTGATCGGGATCCTGTCGCAGCATCCCAAAGCGCTGGAAAACGGCGTAGCGGCCGTGATCGACGTGCGCAGTCTCGATCTTCCGGACTGTCTGCCGCGCGTGCTCGATGATCTGAAACAGAAGGGCGTCAACGTCCAGATTCTTTTTCTCGAAGCGTCGGAGGATGTGCTGCTGCGCCGCTATAGCTTGACGCGTCGGCGTCATCCGCTTGGCTTCATGAACTCCCTGCTGGAAGGGATCGGCCTCGAACGCAAGCAATTGGCGCAGTTCCGGCGCATTGCCGACCGTATCATCGATACTTCCGCGCTGTCGAGCGCCCAGCTGCGCGCCGAGATCTTCTCGATCCTGGCGCGCAATCCGGCCGGATTGCAGGTGACGGTCAGTTCGTTTGGCTTCAAGTACGGCGTGGCGCTTGACGCCGATTTTGTGCTGGACGTACGTTTCCTCGTCAATCCTTATTACGTGGAGACGCTGAAACATCTCTCGGGACGTGACGAACCGGTACAAAAGTACATCTACAACGATCCGATGGCCAGTTCGTTTTTGCACCAGAGTCTGGAACTTTTCGAGAGCATCATTCCTGTGTATCATTTCAGCGGCAAAAACTATTTGCAGATCGCCATCGGCTGTACGGGCGGCCGTCACCGCTCCGTTTTTGCGGCTGAATGGCTGGGAGAGCGACTGGGACGGATTGACGGCGTGGATTGCCGCATTAAGCATCGCGACCTCGAACGGGACGAACGGGGAGGGCGGGAATCATGA
- a CDS encoding gluconeogenesis factor YvcK family protein, producing MTLLFAVALIFVGGCLAGGVTVSLLFRNSRRVRSFISKRTNEREAAAAAVQLRLAGGPHFVAVGGGTGLSSLLKGLKGYTRNIVALVTVTDEGGSSGRLVRDWGMLPPGDIRNCLVALSENDDQLRAFMNFRFGQGDLKGHSLGNLILLAATEQSGDFKNAVELVNNLLAIRGRVLPITTENVTLVAETNDGATLRGELAVAERGRDIRSIRLEPSGVKPVREAFSVLRHADMVILGPGSLFTSVIPNLLVEDFTAALRTSKRPVVYVTNLMTQPGETSGMTQLDHIQWVAKALGRYPDAVVLNEDIIPEPLREKYRAQGAEPLSLGRQDEEFLISKGCQVFRASLLQIQESGVVRHHSARLAEALMRISRKLNGGYEL from the coding sequence ATGACGCTTTTGTTCGCTGTGGCGCTGATTTTTGTCGGCGGCTGTCTGGCCGGCGGCGTGACCGTGTCTCTGCTGTTCCGCAACAGCCGCCGTGTGCGAAGTTTCATATCGAAAAGAACAAACGAACGGGAAGCGGCGGCTGCTGCCGTACAGCTCCGTCTCGCGGGAGGGCCCCATTTTGTGGCAGTCGGCGGCGGGACGGGGCTTTCTTCTCTTTTGAAGGGACTGAAGGGTTATACGCGCAACATCGTCGCCCTGGTCACGGTGACCGATGAAGGCGGCAGTTCCGGGCGCCTGGTGCGCGACTGGGGCATGCTGCCTCCCGGCGACATCCGCAACTGTCTGGTCGCCCTCAGCGAAAACGACGATCAGCTGCGGGCCTTCATGAACTTCCGTTTCGGCCAGGGCGATCTGAAAGGACACAGTCTCGGCAATCTGATCCTGTTGGCGGCGACGGAGCAGTCGGGCGATTTCAAAAACGCCGTGGAGCTCGTCAACAATTTGCTGGCGATCCGCGGCCGGGTGCTGCCGATCACGACGGAAAACGTCACGCTCGTCGCGGAGACGAACGACGGAGCGACTTTGCGCGGCGAGCTGGCGGTGGCGGAACGCGGCCGCGACATTCGCAGCATCCGCCTCGAACCTTCGGGCGTGAAGCCGGTGCGCGAGGCGTTTTCGGTCCTTCGCCATGCCGATATGGTCATTCTGGGGCCGGGCAGCCTCTTTACGAGCGTCATCCCCAACCTGCTGGTGGAGGATTTCACCGCCGCGCTGCGCACGTCGAAACGCCCCGTCGTTTACGTTACCAATCTGATGACCCAACCGGGCGAAACCAGCGGCATGACGCAGCTCGATCACATTCAGTGGGTCGCCAAGGCGCTGGGACGTTACCCCGACGCTGTGGTCCTCAATGAAGATATCATTCCCGAACCGCTGCGGGAAAAGTATCGCGCTCAAGGAGCCGAGCCTTTGTCGCTGGGACGTCAGGACGAAGAGTTTTTGATCTCGAAAGGCTGTCAGGTTTTCCGCGCCTCGTTGCTTCAGATTCAGGAGAGCGGCGTCGTTCGCCATCACAGCGCCCGACTGGCCGAGGCGTTGATGCGGATCAGCCGCAAGCTGAACGGCGGGTACGAGTTATGA
- the whiA gene encoding DNA-binding protein WhiA, translating into MKISTAQWDEWFLAPVTDAVSAESELSGIVACMNKQTVGTEVRISSSRLWVYRRFRRLWPCVRWSGEADLSEILRVQSRKVAVVLPQSLYKTILTKRHRRDFIRWAWARGVFGCAGSVYNPKRGYYCIMRFHDASVARNMSELLEGSGITFSARDKENVRELTIRDLQQIMRFCYFMGMSALAQTLEKRSIMRGSRDLANKQANCDSANIRRSVETSRQHVAMIDFLRRLDVKLIPEKLIPLARARLENPEATLSDLGDLLRPQVSKSTVKYRLKKLLAIAEEAGFDPSKQP; encoded by the coding sequence ATGAAGATCAGCACCGCGCAATGGGACGAATGGTTTTTGGCCCCCGTAACCGACGCGGTTTCCGCGGAGTCCGAGCTGTCGGGAATCGTCGCCTGCATGAACAAACAGACCGTCGGGACCGAAGTGCGCATCTCGTCGTCGCGGCTGTGGGTCTACCGCCGTTTCCGCCGTCTCTGGCCGTGTGTGCGCTGGAGCGGCGAGGCGGACCTGAGCGAGATCCTGCGCGTGCAGAGTCGGAAAGTGGCGGTCGTGTTGCCGCAGTCTCTTTACAAGACGATTCTTACGAAACGTCACCGCCGCGATTTTATCCGCTGGGCCTGGGCGCGCGGCGTCTTCGGCTGCGCGGGGAGCGTTTACAATCCCAAGAGAGGATATTACTGCATCATGCGTTTTCACGATGCGTCGGTGGCGCGCAATATGAGCGAACTGCTGGAGGGCAGCGGAATCACTTTCTCGGCGCGGGATAAGGAAAACGTGCGCGAACTGACGATCCGCGACCTTCAGCAGATCATGCGCTTCTGTTATTTTATGGGCATGTCGGCTTTGGCGCAAACTCTTGAGAAGCGTTCGATAATGCGCGGCAGCCGCGACCTGGCCAATAAGCAGGCCAACTGCGACAGCGCCAATATTCGCCGCAGCGTGGAAACTTCCCGCCAGCACGTGGCGATGATTGATTTTCTGCGGCGGCTTGACGTGAAACTGATTCCCGAAAAGCTGATCCCTCTGGCCCGGGCACGGCTCGAGAATCCGGAAGCGACGTTGTCCGACCTTGGCGATCTGCTTCGCCCGCAGGTGAGCAAAAGCACCGTGAAATACCGCCTGAAAAAATTGCTCGCGATCGCGGAAGAGGCTGGTTTTGATCCGTCAAAGCAGCCCTGA
- the gap gene encoding type I glyceraldehyde-3-phosphate dehydrogenase codes for MSKVRVAISGFGRIGRLVLRAMSEYDKKGLFEVVAVTRHSASADQMAYLFKYDSVHGRFDGTVTSEGDSIVVNGRKILCVAPENDVYPWKELGVELVIEATGKNVTAEKAGAHLACGAKKVVITAPGKGDGVATFVMGVNEGKYDPAKDHIVSNASCTTNCLAPIAKILNDAFGIEKGLMTTVHSYTGDQNLVDKSHKKSNYRARAAACSMVPTTTGAAKAVALVIPALKGKLSGMALRVPTPDVSIVDLTFVPGRAVTADEVNAAVKKAAEGAMAPYVGYVTDECVSADFIHDDRSSIFAPDQTIEMNGLVKVFAWYDNEWGYSCRCVDLVNYVIAKGL; via the coding sequence ATGAGCAAAGTTCGAGTTGCAATCAGTGGTTTTGGCAGAATTGGCCGTCTTGTTCTTCGTGCCATGTCGGAGTATGACAAAAAAGGTCTTTTCGAGGTCGTCGCCGTTACGAGGCACAGCGCGTCAGCCGACCAGATGGCGTATCTTTTCAAGTACGATTCCGTGCACGGCCGCTTCGACGGCACGGTCACTTCGGAAGGCGACTCCATCGTTGTCAACGGCCGAAAGATCCTCTGCGTCGCGCCCGAAAACGACGTTTATCCTTGGAAGGAACTGGGCGTCGAGCTGGTCATCGAAGCGACCGGCAAGAACGTGACTGCCGAAAAGGCGGGCGCGCATCTTGCCTGCGGCGCCAAAAAGGTCGTCATCACCGCGCCGGGGAAAGGCGACGGAGTGGCCACGTTCGTGATGGGCGTCAACGAGGGAAAATACGACCCTGCCAAGGACCACATCGTTTCCAACGCGTCCTGCACGACCAACTGTCTGGCGCCGATCGCCAAGATCCTTAACGACGCGTTCGGCATCGAAAAAGGATTGATGACGACCGTCCACTCTTACACGGGCGATCAGAATCTGGTCGACAAGTCCCATAAGAAGAGCAACTACCGCGCCCGCGCGGCGGCGTGTTCCATGGTCCCCACCACGACCGGCGCCGCCAAGGCCGTGGCGCTCGTCATCCCGGCCCTGAAGGGCAAACTGAGCGGCATGGCGCTGCGCGTGCCCACGCCCGACGTCTCGATCGTCGATTTGACCTTCGTCCCCGGCCGCGCGGTGACGGCCGACGAAGTGAACGCAGCCGTGAAAAAGGCCGCCGAGGGCGCCATGGCTCCCTACGTGGGCTACGTCACCGACGAGTGCGTGTCCGCCGATTTCATTCACGACGACCGTTCCAGCATTTTCGCGCCCGATCAGACCATCGAGATGAACGGACTCGTCAAAGTGTTCGCCTGGTACGACAACGAGTGGGGCTATTCCTGCCGCTGCGTCGACCTGGTCAACTACGTGATCGCCAAGGGGCTCTAA
- a CDS encoding phosphoglycerate kinase, translated as MPRLRGISDAPLQGKKVLVRVDFNVPFKDGKVKDNSRIVAHKKTIDALLAGGALVTMVSHFGRPKGQVVPEMSLGQIRADVEKGLGHPVRFVPECVGPEVEVAVAAQKPGELLLLENSRFHAEEQKNDPEFSKLLAKPFDLFVMDAFSASHRGDCTTEGVAHALPAYAGFLIAREVEALERVKSAPEKPYVLVLGGAKVSDKIGVIEHMLDKADTILIGGGMAFTFLSVRGGTIGKSLYDAEHADFAKDVLARAAAKGVKILLPTDVVAAAEISDEAPRSVVPAALVPDGMMGLDIGPETAKSFAAEIAKAKTVLWNGPMGVFENEPFAAGSRAVAEAMAAATAKGAFTVVGGGDTASAVKKFGLKDAMSHVSTGGGASLEYCEGKNLPGIAALENK; from the coding sequence ATGCCGAGGCTCCGCGGAATTTCCGACGCGCCCCTGCAGGGCAAAAAAGTTCTGGTCCGCGTCGATTTCAACGTGCCGTTCAAAGACGGCAAAGTCAAGGACAATTCCCGCATCGTCGCGCATAAGAAGACCATCGACGCGCTGCTGGCCGGCGGCGCTCTGGTGACGATGGTCTCGCACTTCGGGCGTCCCAAAGGGCAGGTCGTGCCGGAGATGTCATTGGGACAGATCCGCGCAGACGTGGAAAAAGGGCTGGGGCATCCGGTGCGTTTCGTGCCCGAGTGCGTCGGCCCCGAGGTCGAAGTGGCCGTCGCGGCGCAGAAGCCCGGCGAGCTGCTGCTGCTGGAGAACTCTCGCTTCCACGCCGAGGAGCAGAAGAACGATCCCGAGTTCAGCAAGCTGCTGGCAAAGCCGTTCGATCTGTTCGTCATGGACGCGTTCAGCGCTTCGCACCGCGGCGACTGCACCACCGAAGGCGTCGCTCATGCGCTGCCCGCCTACGCCGGCTTTTTGATCGCCCGCGAGGTGGAAGCGCTCGAGCGCGTCAAATCCGCTCCGGAAAAACCGTATGTACTGGTGCTGGGCGGCGCGAAAGTTTCCGACAAGATCGGCGTGATCGAACACATGCTCGACAAGGCCGATACGATCCTGATCGGCGGCGGCATGGCCTTTACGTTCCTGTCCGTGCGGGGCGGAACGATCGGCAAATCGTTGTACGACGCCGAGCACGCGGACTTTGCCAAAGACGTGCTGGCGCGCGCCGCGGCGAAGGGCGTGAAGATTTTGCTGCCGACGGACGTCGTTGCGGCGGCGGAAATCAGTGACGAGGCTCCGCGTTCCGTAGTTCCCGCGGCCTTGGTGCCCGACGGCATGATGGGCTTGGACATCGGCCCGGAGACGGCCAAATCCTTTGCCGCGGAAATCGCCAAAGCGAAAACGGTTTTGTGGAACGGCCCCATGGGCGTGTTCGAGAACGAACCGTTCGCCGCCGGCAGCCGCGCCGTGGCCGAGGCGATGGCGGCGGCGACCGCCAAGGGTGCGTTCACCGTGGTCGGCGGCGGAGATACCGCTTCGGCCGTGAAGAAATTCGGCCTGAAGGACGCGATGTCCCACGTGTCCACCGGCGGCGGCGCCAGCCTCGAATACTGCGAGGGCAAAAATCTGCCCGGCATCGCCGCGCTTGAAAACAAGTAG
- a CDS encoding radical SAM protein translates to MNLSSCDICPRHCGANRRAGQKGWCGAGELARVALVSLHRWEEPCLTGEKGAGTVFFSHCTMKCVFCQNYDVSHGGRGIEVSSERLAGIFLEQQRRGAASLDLVTPTHYVPQIVEALDRAKANGFSLPVVYNCGGYELPETIEALRGSVDVFLPDLKYCDDSLARRYSNAPDYFRYASASIEKMFEIAGPFVMKDGLMTRGVLVRHLILPGHYRDSLRLLDYLQRTFGSDICVSLMNQFTPMPQAACCPELNRRLMACEYDKVLDHAEKLGMENCFIQRGHTAMEKFIPVFDGRNVARDEET, encoded by the coding sequence ATGAATCTGAGCTCATGCGATATCTGCCCGCGCCACTGCGGAGCGAACCGGCGGGCCGGACAGAAAGGCTGGTGCGGCGCCGGCGAACTGGCGCGCGTGGCGCTGGTATCGCTGCACCGCTGGGAAGAACCGTGCCTGACCGGCGAAAAAGGCGCCGGAACGGTTTTTTTCTCCCACTGCACCATGAAATGCGTCTTCTGCCAGAATTATGACGTCAGCCACGGGGGGCGGGGCATTGAAGTCAGTTCGGAGCGCCTCGCCGGGATCTTTCTCGAACAGCAGCGCCGCGGCGCCGCGTCGCTCGACTTGGTGACGCCGACGCACTACGTGCCGCAGATTGTCGAGGCGCTCGATCGGGCCAAAGCGAACGGTTTTTCTCTGCCGGTCGTGTACAACTGCGGCGGCTACGAGCTGCCGGAGACGATCGAAGCGCTGCGCGGTTCCGTGGACGTGTTCCTGCCCGACCTGAAATATTGCGACGATTCCCTGGCGCGGCGGTACTCCAACGCGCCGGATTATTTTCGATACGCTTCGGCGTCGATCGAGAAAATGTTCGAGATCGCGGGGCCGTTCGTGATGAAAGACGGGCTGATGACCCGCGGCGTGCTGGTGAGGCACCTGATCCTGCCGGGGCACTATCGCGACAGTCTCAGGCTGCTGGATTATTTGCAGCGCACCTTCGGTTCGGACATCTGCGTGAGTCTGATGAACCAGTTCACGCCCATGCCGCAGGCCGCTTGCTGCCCCGAGCTGAACCGCCGCCTGATGGCCTGCGAGTACGACAAGGTGCTGGACCACGCCGAAAAGCTCGGCATGGAAAACTGTTTTATCCAGCGCGGCCACACGGCGATGGAAAAATTCATCCCCGTCTTCGACGGGCGCAACGTCGCCCGCGATGAAGAAACGTAA